The following coding sequences are from one uncultured Bacteroides sp. window:
- a CDS encoding SusD/RagB family nutrient-binding outer membrane lipoprotein has translation MKKFSIIILSISLLFINTSCDSYLDVNQNVDAPDYVEGYLYLAGITQEYQGMYWDTRAAAPLAQMMGTSVSSFGNYAQNYYPTGSDRGGEIWRVVYWLQGMNLENMINQSVEAEDWTLAGIGYAMKAYSWDQLTKYHCDLPMKQAFIEGLLSHDYDYQKDIYSQVRDWAYKAVEYLEKEDNHNYGTKISANDYIYFGDKAKWVKFAYGVIVSNLASLSNKDNFADEYAQELIECAGKSFQSADDDATVTVAGGSDGAPYSSFNNFWGVYRKNLSWSYFQHEYAVQVFTGSVPKYDESTGEKTRVEDNEYYPYELADKQIICDTLVNIAGHYDPRVVVKLSTTDDPEYNNMDNVDSIKSHKYYGGSFTSTSGPIGTAPSFYGREATSTYTGTPNDGKGKWLYRDDAPYVLMTCAQIKFCLAETYWKLGSKENALNAFKEGVKADLDFTAKYISAGTKGSALGGDKITKALFQSLADEYLSGPYVSGLSLSDFTLSHIMMQKWVALYPWGAQEAWVDLRKYHYDINYSGGYPSSGNGWDLSMVDQKWDTDQTKVYKGFYLAPAQVQGRKGTYNTKNEGSPCYRIRPRYNSEYMWNKPSLESLLPISGVADNYQCSIPWFAYPGDLPTSVK, from the coding sequence ATGAAAAAGTTTTCAATTATAATATTATCAATATCACTACTATTTATCAACACAAGTTGTGATAGCTACCTTGATGTTAACCAAAATGTTGATGCACCCGATTATGTAGAAGGATACCTCTATCTGGCAGGCATTACACAAGAGTATCAAGGAATGTATTGGGATACTCGAGCTGCTGCCCCACTTGCACAGATGATGGGAACTTCAGTATCTTCTTTCGGCAATTACGCACAAAATTATTATCCAACCGGAAGTGATAGAGGAGGTGAAATTTGGCGCGTTGTATATTGGCTTCAAGGTATGAACTTGGAGAACATGATCAATCAGTCAGTAGAAGCTGAAGATTGGACATTAGCAGGTATCGGATATGCAATGAAAGCATACTCTTGGGATCAACTGACGAAATATCATTGTGATCTGCCAATGAAACAAGCTTTTATAGAGGGACTATTATCACATGATTACGACTATCAAAAAGATATCTACTCACAAGTACGCGACTGGGCATACAAAGCAGTAGAATATCTGGAAAAAGAGGATAACCATAATTACGGCACAAAAATCAGCGCTAATGATTATATCTATTTTGGAGATAAAGCAAAATGGGTAAAGTTTGCATACGGAGTTATTGTTAGCAACCTCGCATCACTTTCAAATAAGGATAATTTCGCAGATGAATATGCCCAAGAGTTAATAGAATGCGCAGGAAAATCATTTCAATCGGCAGATGACGATGCAACTGTTACCGTAGCAGGAGGTTCCGACGGTGCCCCTTACTCATCATTCAATAATTTTTGGGGAGTATATAGAAAGAACCTTTCATGGAGTTATTTTCAACATGAATACGCTGTTCAGGTATTTACCGGCAGTGTTCCTAAATATGATGAGAGTACAGGAGAAAAGACGAGAGTAGAAGACAACGAATACTATCCCTACGAGCTAGCTGATAAGCAAATAATTTGCGACACTCTTGTTAACATTGCAGGTCATTATGATCCTCGTGTAGTGGTAAAACTTTCAACTACTGATGATCCTGAATATAATAACATGGATAATGTAGATAGCATTAAATCGCACAAGTATTATGGTGGGTCTTTTACTTCCACATCAGGTCCAATTGGCACAGCACCATCATTCTACGGGCGTGAAGCTACATCCACATATACCGGCACACCAAATGACGGAAAAGGTAAATGGCTTTATCGGGACGATGCACCTTATGTGTTAATGACATGTGCCCAAATAAAATTCTGCTTAGCAGAAACTTATTGGAAATTAGGATCAAAAGAAAATGCATTGAATGCATTTAAAGAAGGAGTTAAAGCCGATTTGGACTTTACAGCTAAATACATTTCAGCAGGAACAAAAGGCTCTGCTTTAGGAGGAGATAAGATAACCAAAGCACTATTCCAAAGTCTAGCAGATGAATATCTCAGCGGTCCTTATGTAAGTGGATTGTCTCTATCAGACTTCACTCTCTCGCACATCATGATGCAAAAATGGGTTGCTCTCTATCCTTGGGGAGCTCAAGAAGCATGGGTTGACTTACGTAAATACCATTATGATATAAATTATAGTGGAGGATATCCATCATCAGGCAACGGTTGGGATTTATCTATGGTTGATCAGAAATGGGATACAGATCAAACAAAAGTGTACAAAGGGTTCTATCTAGCTCCTGCACAAGTACAAGGACGCAAAGGAACCTATAATACAAAAAATGAAGGTTCACCCTGCTATCGTATACGCCCTCGCTATAACTCAGAATATATGTGGAACAAACCTTCTTTAGAATCTTTGTTACCTATATCCGGCGTAGCTGATAATTATCAATGTTCCATTCCATGGTTTGCCTATCCAGGAGATTTACCAACCTCAGTAAAATGA
- a CDS encoding DUF1343 domain-containing protein, translating into MNKIITITIVLFSFLVCKAQENQVTVGAVQTKEYLPILKDKRVALFSNHTGMIGNKHTLDVLLENGINVVAIFSPEHGFRGNADAGEHVSSSIDSKTGVPILSLYDGKAGKPSQTSMKKFDFLVVDIQDVGLRFYTYYISMVKLMDACAEYNRKMLILDRPNPNGHYVDGPILDMKYKSGVGWLPIPIVHGMTLGELALMVNGEKWLPKSRQCDITIIKCKNYTHHTLYKLPIPPSPNLPNMKSIYLYPSTCFFEATPVSLGRGTSLPFQVYGHPKMKGYHYSFTPRSTPGAKNPPQLGKLCHGVDLSELPDKEIWEKGVNLSYIIDAYKNLNIGNHFFRPFFERLVGTNYVRKMIEEGKSANEIKARWKSDVEQFKVQRKPYLLYAE; encoded by the coding sequence ATGAATAAAATAATAACCATAACAATTGTTCTTTTTAGTTTTCTTGTATGCAAAGCACAAGAAAACCAAGTTACAGTTGGTGCCGTACAAACAAAAGAATATCTTCCTATCTTAAAAGATAAAAGAGTCGCTCTGTTTTCGAACCATACAGGAATGATAGGCAATAAACACACTTTAGATGTTTTACTGGAAAACGGAATCAATGTCGTGGCTATTTTCTCACCAGAGCATGGATTCAGAGGAAATGCGGATGCAGGTGAACATGTTTCCAGTTCAATTGACTCTAAAACAGGGGTACCTATTCTTTCGCTATATGATGGGAAAGCAGGAAAACCTAGCCAAACATCCATGAAAAAGTTTGATTTCTTAGTCGTGGATATACAAGACGTTGGGCTTCGATTCTATACTTATTATATATCTATGGTAAAATTAATGGATGCCTGTGCTGAATATAATCGTAAAATGCTCATACTCGATCGCCCTAATCCTAACGGACATTATGTAGATGGTCCCATATTGGATATGAAATACAAATCGGGAGTAGGTTGGCTTCCTATCCCTATTGTTCATGGAATGACATTAGGCGAACTTGCTCTAATGGTAAATGGAGAGAAATGGCTCCCTAAATCCAGGCAATGTGATATAACAATCATCAAATGTAAGAATTATACCCATCATACTTTATACAAACTGCCAATTCCTCCGTCGCCCAATTTGCCTAACATGAAGTCTATTTACCTCTACCCCTCAACATGCTTTTTTGAAGCAACACCTGTAAGTTTAGGAAGAGGAACTAGTTTACCTTTTCAAGTGTATGGACATCCAAAAATGAAAGGATATCATTATAGCTTCACTCCTAGAAGTACACCTGGAGCAAAAAATCCTCCTCAATTAGGGAAATTGTGCCACGGCGTAGATTTAAGCGAACTCCCTGACAAAGAGATATGGGAAAAAGGCGTAAATTTGAGTTACATCATTGATGCATATAAAAATCTAAATATAGGAAATCATTTCTTCCGCCCATTCTTTGAACGATTAGTCGGAACCAATTACGTCAGAAAGATGATTGAAGAAGGAAAAAGTGCCAATGAAATAAAAGCTAGATGGAAAAGCGACGTAGAACAATTCAAAGTTCAGCGCAAACCTTATCTATTATACGCGGAATAA
- a CDS encoding xanthan lyase, with protein MNLKYASFLFSLIVGFFLQNLAAQEISSELRTQIGEMLTTIARKEISVGEINIDSVSIQKKELCLFANLNCSYIPFRKKNVQVIYQTIQTMLPPEFAKYKIKVYSDNKSIEELIPIAFQNRKSKKNELFTNKFNNPLITNISKPYTPTEGLLGRHIALWQSHGFYYESKLNRWEWQRARIFQTVEDLYTQSFVLPYLVPMLESAGANVLLPRERDTQTTEIIIDNDGSRNASIYTEKDAEKKWTTGKGLGFAHLREEYINFENPFKEGTYRLTETIKKGKESLAEWIPSIPKAGKYAVYVSYQTVENSTKDALYTVYHKGGISQFKVNQTMGGGTWIYLGKFSFDAGKSNTNKIVLSNKSKKAGQIITADGIKIGGGYGNIARRISEDYIATENVKSSDTTIAVSTKQLPKANYPYETSGYPRFTEAARYWLQWAGIPDSIYSESHGKNDYTDDYKSRGLWVNYLAGGSTVSPNKKGLNIPIDMAFAFHSDAGTTLNDSIIGTLGIYQTANNNGLFANGISRYVSRDLTDLIQSNIVRDIRTLYEPQWTRRGMWNKSYFEARVPEVPTMLLELLSHQNFADMRYGLDPRFRFTVSRAIYKGILQFLSSQYRQEYVVQPLPVDHMNLQFIGENEMELKWQPVNDPLEATAKAEKYIVYTRIGDGDFDNGVVVKQASYRTVVPAGIVCSYKVTAVNKGGESFPSEILSTGRAFNSKGTVLVINGFDRTSAPADFIAPADSIAGFLDQLDHGVPYKEDISYIGSMKEFRRNIPWMDDDASGFGDSYANYETTVIAGNTFDYPAIHGEAILKAGYSFVSSSNESIENNSIPMNDYAFVDLILGKEKQTKMGREGITPLKFKTFSAEMQKAIRSYCESGGNIFISGAYVGSDLWDNPKANKEDKTFATDILKYKWRVGQAALTGKIKSVASPFNMIKGKYNYYNTLNSESYVVESPDALEPSSKEAYTIFRYTENNLSAGIAYAGNYKTCILGFPFEAVRTTNEREKLMKSILSFFAESAKK; from the coding sequence ATGAATTTAAAATATGCGTCATTCCTTTTCTCGTTGATAGTCGGCTTCTTTTTACAGAATTTGGCAGCTCAGGAAATATCTTCTGAACTCCGCACTCAAATAGGCGAGATGCTCACAACGATAGCCCGCAAGGAGATTTCGGTTGGTGAAATTAACATAGATTCCGTTTCTATTCAAAAAAAGGAGCTTTGCCTTTTTGCCAATCTTAATTGTTCTTATATTCCTTTTCGTAAGAAGAATGTGCAAGTCATCTACCAAACAATACAAACAATGCTCCCCCCAGAGTTTGCAAAATATAAAATAAAGGTATATAGCGATAATAAATCTATTGAAGAATTAATACCCATAGCTTTTCAAAATAGAAAAAGTAAGAAAAACGAACTTTTCACCAACAAGTTTAACAATCCTTTAATCACGAACATATCAAAGCCTTATACTCCCACAGAAGGTTTACTTGGCAGACATATTGCCTTATGGCAAAGCCATGGATTCTACTATGAATCTAAATTAAATCGATGGGAATGGCAGCGAGCACGCATCTTCCAAACTGTCGAAGACCTTTATACACAAAGTTTTGTACTTCCATATCTAGTTCCAATGTTAGAAAGTGCAGGAGCTAATGTGCTACTCCCTCGAGAAAGAGATACACAAACCACGGAGATTATTATAGATAATGACGGTTCTCGCAATGCTTCCATCTATACAGAAAAAGATGCAGAGAAAAAATGGACTACAGGTAAAGGTCTCGGATTTGCTCATTTGAGAGAGGAATATATAAACTTTGAAAATCCTTTTAAGGAAGGTACTTATCGCTTAACAGAGACCATCAAGAAAGGAAAAGAGAGTCTAGCAGAGTGGATTCCTTCTATCCCCAAAGCAGGAAAATATGCAGTATATGTCTCTTACCAAACAGTAGAAAACAGTACTAAAGATGCTCTCTACACAGTTTATCACAAAGGTGGTATTTCACAATTCAAGGTTAACCAAACCATGGGAGGAGGAACTTGGATTTATTTAGGTAAGTTTAGTTTTGATGCAGGAAAAAGTAATACTAACAAAATAGTATTAAGTAACAAATCGAAAAAAGCCGGACAGATCATCACTGCCGATGGAATAAAAATAGGAGGAGGCTATGGCAATATAGCACGGCGAATATCTGAAGACTACATAGCCACAGAAAATGTAAAAAGCTCTGATACTACAATTGCTGTTTCAACAAAGCAATTGCCCAAAGCAAATTACCCTTATGAGACTAGTGGTTACCCTAGATTCACCGAAGCTGCTCGCTATTGGCTTCAATGGGCTGGCATACCGGATAGTATTTATTCAGAAAGCCACGGAAAAAATGATTATACTGATGATTATAAATCACGCGGGTTATGGGTCAATTACTTAGCAGGAGGTTCAACGGTATCTCCTAACAAAAAGGGGTTAAATATCCCTATTGATATGGCTTTTGCCTTCCATTCTGATGCCGGTACTACTCTCAACGATTCCATCATCGGTACTTTGGGCATATACCAAACAGCAAACAATAATGGGCTTTTTGCAAATGGTATTTCTCGTTATGTATCAAGAGATCTTACGGATTTGATACAAAGTAATATTGTTCGGGATATCCGTACTTTATATGAACCCCAATGGACACGCCGTGGCATGTGGAACAAATCTTATTTTGAAGCAAGAGTACCTGAGGTACCCACCATGTTACTAGAACTTCTCTCACATCAGAATTTTGCCGACATGCGTTATGGACTAGATCCTCGTTTCCGCTTCACAGTAAGCCGCGCTATATACAAAGGCATACTTCAATTCCTATCTTCTCAATACAGACAAGAATATGTAGTGCAACCATTACCAGTAGATCACATGAACTTACAGTTCATCGGAGAAAACGAGATGGAATTAAAATGGCAGCCGGTAAATGATCCATTAGAAGCGACAGCTAAAGCTGAAAAGTATATCGTATATACCCGCATAGGAGATGGAGACTTTGACAACGGAGTCGTAGTAAAGCAGGCTTCTTATCGCACAGTTGTTCCCGCAGGAATCGTATGCAGCTACAAAGTTACAGCTGTCAATAAAGGGGGAGAAAGTTTTCCTTCCGAAATTCTTTCAACAGGAAGAGCCTTTAATTCAAAAGGTACTGTTTTGGTTATTAACGGCTTCGACCGTACAAGTGCTCCGGCAGATTTTATAGCTCCGGCAGATAGTATCGCTGGTTTTCTGGACCAATTGGATCACGGAGTCCCTTATAAGGAAGATATAAGTTACATTGGTAGCATGAAAGAATTTCGCCGTAACATACCTTGGATGGATGATGATGCATCCGGCTTTGGAGACAGTTACGCAAACTATGAAACAACGGTTATTGCAGGTAATACGTTCGATTATCCAGCTATACATGGAGAAGCAATTCTAAAAGCAGGATATTCTTTCGTATCAAGTAGCAATGAATCTATAGAAAATAACTCCATTCCAATGAACGATTACGCTTTTGTAGACCTTATTTTAGGAAAAGAGAAGCAAACTAAAATGGGACGTGAAGGAATTACTCCTTTAAAATTCAAAACATTCTCTGCGGAAATGCAAAAAGCAATTCGCTCTTACTGTGAATCAGGAGGAAATATTTTTATTTCCGGAGCTTATGTTGGTTCTGATTTATGGGATAATCCTAAAGCAAATAAAGAAGATAAAACTTTTGCTACCGATATTCTCAAATATAAATGGCGGGTAGGACAAGCAGCCCTCACTGGGAAAATTAAAAGCGTAGCTTCGCCTTTCAATATGATTAAAGGGAAGTATAACTATTACAATACACTAAATTCGGAATCTTACGTAGTAGAATCACCCGATGCATTAGAACCGTCTAGCAAAGAAGCTTATACAATATTCCGCTATACAGAGAATAATCTCAGTGCAGGAATAGCCTATGCTGGAAATTACAAAACATGCATATTAGGATTTCCTTTCGAAGCAGTACGTACAACCAACGAAAGAGAAAAATTAATGAAATCGATCCTCTCTTTCTTTGCAGAATCAGCCAAGAAATAA
- a CDS encoding SusC/RagA family TonB-linked outer membrane protein, with product MRRKSNVVILLWAILSLPTSTLPLFAKETSTAPDKMVTQQSIKKRTGKVLDSKGEPIIGANIIVKGATTGTITDINGNFNINAADKDQLKISYIGYTTKTITVGSKTTLSITLEEDSRSLDEVVITAEFGMKRVARTVGSSVQNVKAADIIESGRDNFISALQGRVSGMTVTSTGGAPGSSTTVVLRSITSISGNNQPLYVVDGIPMNNSTFNPTSFAGDSFSTRNLDFASRGNDFNPEDIESMTVLKGASAAALYGSDASNGAIIITTKKGRAGKGRVTYSNMFRWDKSYGYPEMQDKYANGAYGTTNYYYTSRYGGLYPNNTKLYDNINAVMQTGFASKHNISVEAGSEKATLRAAASFLDQTGVVKKTDYSRMNISLAGKAEITKWLKFEASMQYTSTTNTKALRGTDGPLYRAMKWPQVDNMSNYLDADGSRMRMPNYYTNTNLLNPLFGLNKNRFYDESDRFISNAAITITPIEHTFIRAQVGWDVGMQTFETSKHPYYYDNNAGSGSYNLAKSNFSDPTLNILAGYNNEFFNKKFTFSAQVGYHQIEDGVTRLSTYGSKFSVVDFQSINNCDASTITAEKTTTKRRVQAISGQTEFGYNNMAFVTLRARNDWSSTLPKGNNSFFYPAVELAFIPTELAFLKDNKYVNYLKLRGSIAQVGKDAGPNEIDPQLEATGLTGGGYKYGYTGPNKNLKPEMTTSKEVGFEGRFWNDRINTDFTYFWTHCADQIVKGFRLSYATGFVLNNMNVGTFNTWGWEAHIDADIIRKSNGLRWNVGINASSTKSKVVYLPENVSEYYNAYTWNSGNIRNGIMVGHSVTTLTGRAYQRNDTGEILINPTTGLPLINSTWSVIGDREPKLRFGFTTSLNYKGIRLSAMFSGRYKATVVNGTKRSMMETGTSWESVNLRERGPVVFKGVLKDGNENTTSPTKNNISVSYQTYGSSIYTGGDEDWLEKDINYLRLQELRMSYTVPTKWLKKSLISNANIYVAGNDLLTWTNYSGIDAVGNTVSAAAGGTGGEGYDVWSLPNPRGISFGISLTFR from the coding sequence ATGAGACGAAAATCAAATGTAGTAATACTACTGTGGGCTATTTTATCGCTTCCCACATCAACATTGCCTCTATTTGCAAAAGAAACAAGTACCGCACCAGACAAAATGGTGACTCAACAATCAATAAAAAAAAGAACAGGTAAAGTACTTGATTCTAAAGGAGAACCTATCATCGGGGCAAATATCATAGTAAAAGGTGCAACAACAGGTACTATTACCGACATAAACGGAAATTTCAATATCAACGCAGCTGATAAAGACCAATTAAAGATTTCATATATTGGTTATACCACTAAAACAATAACTGTTGGCAGTAAAACCACCCTATCCATTACTTTGGAAGAAGACTCACGCTCTTTAGACGAGGTGGTTATTACTGCAGAATTCGGAATGAAAAGAGTTGCCCGAACTGTAGGGTCATCTGTACAAAATGTCAAAGCAGCTGACATCATTGAATCAGGACGCGACAACTTTATTTCAGCGCTACAAGGACGCGTTTCGGGAATGACAGTAACATCAACAGGTGGAGCTCCCGGATCATCTACTACTGTCGTTTTAAGAAGTATAACTTCCATTTCGGGAAATAACCAGCCACTTTATGTTGTGGACGGTATTCCGATGAACAACTCCACCTTTAATCCAACAAGCTTTGCCGGAGATTCTTTTTCAACAAGAAACTTAGATTTCGCATCTCGTGGAAACGATTTCAATCCCGAAGACATTGAATCTATGACCGTATTGAAAGGAGCTTCGGCAGCTGCCTTATATGGTTCTGACGCTTCTAATGGCGCGATCATCATCACTACCAAAAAAGGACGGGCAGGAAAAGGCAGAGTGACATATAGCAACATGTTCCGCTGGGACAAATCATACGGATATCCCGAAATGCAGGATAAATACGCCAATGGTGCTTATGGCACTACCAACTATTATTATACCAGTCGTTATGGAGGGTTATATCCTAACAATACAAAATTGTATGATAACATTAATGCAGTAATGCAAACAGGGTTCGCCTCCAAGCACAATATCTCTGTTGAAGCCGGTTCCGAAAAAGCAACTTTGAGAGCTGCAGCCTCTTTTCTTGACCAAACAGGAGTTGTTAAGAAAACTGATTATTCCCGCATGAATATCTCTTTAGCCGGGAAAGCAGAAATTACCAAATGGCTCAAGTTTGAGGCATCTATGCAATACACCTCTACTACCAATACCAAAGCCCTACGCGGAACAGACGGACCATTATATCGAGCGATGAAATGGCCTCAAGTAGATAACATGTCTAATTATCTTGATGCCGATGGATCACGCATGCGCATGCCAAACTACTATACTAATACAAACTTGCTCAATCCCCTATTCGGGCTCAACAAAAACCGATTTTACGACGAGTCTGATCGCTTCATATCAAATGCTGCCATAACCATAACGCCTATAGAACATACATTTATTCGAGCACAAGTAGGTTGGGACGTAGGAATGCAGACTTTTGAAACATCAAAGCATCCATACTACTATGATAACAATGCAGGATCAGGATCTTATAACCTCGCTAAATCAAATTTCTCCGACCCTACTTTGAATATACTTGCCGGGTACAACAACGAATTTTTCAATAAGAAATTTACATTCTCAGCACAGGTAGGCTACCACCAAATAGAAGATGGTGTAACAAGGCTATCAACCTACGGTTCTAAATTCTCTGTCGTTGATTTTCAGTCAATCAATAACTGCGACGCTTCTACTATAACTGCAGAGAAAACAACAACAAAGCGAAGAGTTCAAGCTATTTCAGGGCAAACAGAATTTGGATATAACAACATGGCCTTTGTTACACTAAGAGCTCGTAACGACTGGTCATCAACGCTACCTAAAGGAAATAATTCATTTTTCTATCCTGCGGTTGAACTGGCATTTATCCCCACAGAACTGGCATTCTTGAAAGACAATAAGTACGTAAACTATTTGAAACTACGCGGATCTATAGCACAAGTTGGTAAAGATGCAGGGCCAAATGAAATAGATCCCCAATTGGAAGCTACCGGTTTAACTGGAGGTGGATATAAATATGGATATACAGGACCAAACAAGAATCTAAAACCAGAAATGACCACTTCCAAAGAGGTAGGCTTTGAAGGGCGTTTTTGGAATGACAGAATAAACACTGACTTTACTTACTTCTGGACACATTGTGCCGATCAAATAGTAAAAGGATTCCGCCTAAGTTATGCTACTGGGTTTGTACTGAACAACATGAATGTCGGCACATTCAATACATGGGGATGGGAGGCACATATTGACGCAGACATCATTCGCAAATCAAACGGCTTAAGATGGAATGTGGGGATAAATGCCTCGAGTACAAAATCAAAAGTGGTTTATTTACCTGAAAATGTAAGCGAATACTACAACGCATACACATGGAACTCAGGAAATATTCGAAACGGGATCATGGTAGGGCACTCTGTTACAACCCTTACAGGACGTGCTTATCAACGGAACGATACCGGTGAAATCCTCATAAATCCAACGACCGGACTTCCTTTAATAAATAGCACATGGAGTGTTATTGGCGATCGTGAACCTAAATTGCGTTTTGGATTTACTACCAGTTTGAATTACAAAGGCATACGCTTGTCAGCCATGTTCTCTGGAAGATATAAAGCTACAGTTGTAAACGGTACAAAACGTTCAATGATGGAAACTGGCACAAGTTGGGAATCAGTTAATCTAAGAGAACGAGGACCTGTTGTTTTTAAAGGAGTATTAAAAGACGGAAACGAAAACACAACAAGTCCTACAAAAAATAATATTAGTGTTTCTTATCAAACCTATGGTTCATCCATTTATACTGGAGGAGATGAGGATTGGTTGGAAAAAGACATTAACTATTTACGCCTTCAAGAGCTTCGCATGTCATATACCGTACCTACAAAATGGCTCAAGAAAAGTTTAATTTCAAACGCCAATATATATGTAGCAGGCAATGACCTTCTTACATGGACCAATTACTCAGGCATAGATGCGGTAGGTAATACAGTTTCTGCCGCAGCCGGAGGAACCGGAGGTGAAGGATATGATGTATGGTCGTTACCAAACCCACGCGGAATATCATTCGGAATCAGTTTAACATTTAGATAA
- a CDS encoding sodium:solute symporter — protein MSPISVIITIATYFFVLFIISYIAGRKADNQGFFVGNRKSPWYVVAFAMIGSSISGVTFVSVPGMVETNNFAYLQMVLGFVAGQFIIAFILIPLFYKMNLVSIYEYLENRFGTSSYKTGAWFFFISKMLGAAVRLFLVCLTLQLLVFEPLNLPFILNVILTVALVWLYTFRGGVKSLIWTDSLKTFCLIVSVVLCIHYIASDLNFSFSGMINSISDSKLSKMFFFEDVNDKRYFFKQFLAGIFTMIAMTGLDQDMMQRNLSCKSFKDSQKNMITSGVLQFFVVALFLMLGVLLYTYTNQHGITNPAKSDELFPMIATGTYFPGIVGILFIVGLISSAYSAAGSALTALTTSFTVDILGTKGKTEEKVVNMRKRVHIGMSIVMGIVIIVFNMLNNTSVIDAVYILASYTYGPILGLFAFGILTKKQVRDKYIPIVAIASPILCFILQANSEKWFNGYAFSYELLIFNAFFTFIGLSLMIVRNKK, from the coding sequence ATGAGCCCTATATCAGTCATAATAACGATAGCAACTTACTTCTTCGTATTATTTATCATATCATATATAGCAGGCAGAAAAGCTGATAATCAGGGGTTTTTCGTAGGAAATAGAAAATCGCCATGGTATGTGGTTGCCTTTGCTATGATCGGTTCAAGCATATCGGGAGTCACCTTTGTATCAGTACCTGGAATGGTAGAAACAAATAATTTTGCTTATTTACAAATGGTATTAGGTTTCGTTGCAGGACAATTCATCATAGCATTCATATTAATACCACTTTTCTACAAAATGAACCTTGTCTCTATTTATGAATACTTAGAAAACAGATTTGGAACATCATCATATAAAACAGGAGCTTGGTTCTTTTTTATTTCTAAAATGCTGGGAGCAGCGGTACGACTTTTCTTGGTATGTCTCACCTTGCAACTCCTTGTTTTTGAACCATTAAACCTACCGTTTATATTGAATGTGATTCTGACTGTTGCCCTAGTATGGTTATATACTTTCCGAGGTGGAGTAAAATCATTGATATGGACAGATTCTTTAAAAACTTTCTGCCTTATTGTTTCAGTGGTATTATGTATCCATTACATTGCCTCTGATCTAAATTTCAGTTTTAGTGGGATGATCAATAGTATTAGCGACAGCAAATTATCTAAAATGTTCTTCTTTGAAGATGTGAACGATAAACGCTATTTCTTCAAACAATTTCTAGCTGGGATATTTACGATGATTGCAATGACCGGACTTGATCAAGATATGATGCAACGGAATTTAAGCTGCAAGAGTTTTAAAGATTCTCAAAAAAACATGATTACAAGTGGGGTCTTACAGTTCTTTGTAGTAGCCCTCTTTCTTATGCTCGGAGTGTTACTTTACACTTATACAAACCAGCATGGAATAACAAATCCGGCAAAAAGTGATGAGCTCTTTCCTATGATTGCTACTGGCACTTATTTTCCAGGCATTGTAGGAATACTTTTCATTGTTGGCCTTATATCTTCAGCATATTCCGCAGCAGGCTCTGCACTAACCGCCCTCACAACTTCTTTCACCGTAGATATTTTAGGTACAAAAGGAAAAACAGAAGAAAAAGTTGTTAACATGCGAAAACGTGTGCATATAGGTATGTCTATTGTCATGGGGATAGTTATTATTGTATTCAACATGCTCAATAATACTAGCGTTATTGATGCAGTATATATCTTGGCTAGCTACACTTATGGACCGATACTTGGATTATTTGCTTTTGGTATTCTCACTAAAAAACAAGTTCGCGACAAATATATACCCATAGTTGCCATAGCATCCCCTATTCTATGCTTCATCTTACAAGCAAACTCTGAAAAATGGTTCAATGGTTATGCTTTTAGCTACGAACTATTAATATTCAACGCATTCTTTACTTTCATCGGATTGAGTTTGATGATCGTGAGAAATAAAAAATAA